A genomic segment from Actinomadura hallensis encodes:
- the add gene encoding adenosine deaminase produces the protein MRDLVGLPKAHLHVHLESAVRWATLREIGAANGMEVPEDGVRFGSFSAFFATNDLVRACLQRPDDFRRVAYEFCEDEAAQGTRYAEVSFTAAGHGERLGDLHMPLTAVLEGLAAGREAFGIECRLLLDHSRRRSVERAWRTLDLARRHDGVVAIGLAGDEAHPGDPFNDVFAAARDAGLHVVHHAGEAEGPASIRQALGPGRTERLGHGIRVLDDPDLVAEVRERRIPLEVCPSSNVALGFAPSLDEHPLPRLRDAGLIVTINTDIPSLIGAPLATEYARVRDAFGYDDTVLADLARAGVDASFAPANTKKRIHREIDAWLAHSTAPVSASPATSSPVTRRP, from the coding sequence GTGCGTGATTTGGTCGGCCTGCCCAAGGCCCATTTGCATGTCCATCTGGAGAGTGCCGTGCGGTGGGCCACGCTTCGGGAGATCGGCGCCGCGAACGGCATGGAGGTCCCCGAAGACGGTGTGCGGTTCGGGAGTTTCTCCGCCTTCTTCGCTACGAACGACCTCGTTCGCGCGTGTCTGCAGCGGCCTGACGACTTCCGGAGGGTCGCCTACGAGTTCTGCGAGGACGAGGCCGCGCAGGGAACCCGCTACGCCGAGGTGTCGTTCACGGCCGCCGGACACGGTGAACGCCTTGGGGACCTCCACATGCCGCTGACCGCCGTCCTTGAAGGTCTGGCAGCCGGGCGGGAGGCGTTCGGGATCGAATGTCGCCTGCTGCTCGACCATTCCCGGCGCCGCTCCGTGGAGCGCGCGTGGCGGACGCTCGACCTGGCGCGTCGGCATGACGGCGTCGTGGCGATCGGGCTCGCGGGGGACGAGGCCCATCCCGGCGACCCGTTCAACGACGTGTTCGCGGCCGCCCGTGACGCGGGGCTCCACGTCGTTCACCACGCGGGCGAGGCCGAGGGGCCCGCCAGCATCCGGCAGGCGCTCGGCCCCGGACGCACCGAACGGCTGGGCCACGGCATCCGCGTGCTGGACGACCCGGACCTGGTCGCCGAGGTGAGAGAGCGCCGCATTCCTCTGGAGGTATGCCCCTCCTCCAATGTCGCCTTGGGCTTCGCACCGTCCCTCGACGAGCACCCGCTTCCCCGACTCCGCGACGCGGGCCTGATCGTGACCATCAACACCGACATCCCCTCTCTGATCGGGGCTCCTCTCGCCACCGAGTACGCGCGCGTCCGCGATGCCTTCGGCTACGACGACACCGTCCTCGCCGACCTGGCCCGCGCCGGAGTCGACGCCTCCTTCGCTCCCGCGAACACCAAGAAGCGCATCCACCGCGAGATTGACGCCTGGCTCGCCCATTCCACGGCTCCCGTGTCGGCCTCGCCGGCTACCTCTTCTCCTGTGACACGTAGGCCATGA
- a CDS encoding amino-acid N-acetyltransferase: MEVVIRRARTADVQEIRRLVDLYAGSGRRLLKKTTVQLYEDVQEFWVAEDVQNGTPGPVVACGALHVMWEDLAEVRSVAVDKGYCGRGIGHRIVSRLLETARELGVRRVFCLTFEVEFFARHGFEQILGTPVSPEVYEELLRSYDEGVAEFLDLDRVKPNTLGNTRMLLRLED; the protein is encoded by the coding sequence GTGGAGGTCGTGATCCGGCGTGCCCGTACCGCCGACGTTCAAGAGATCCGCAGGCTGGTCGATCTGTACGCGGGGTCGGGACGGCGCCTGCTGAAGAAGACCACGGTGCAGCTGTACGAGGACGTCCAGGAGTTCTGGGTCGCCGAGGACGTCCAGAACGGGACACCGGGTCCGGTCGTCGCGTGCGGCGCCCTGCACGTGATGTGGGAGGACCTGGCCGAGGTGCGCTCGGTCGCCGTGGACAAAGGCTACTGCGGGCGCGGAATCGGGCACCGGATCGTCTCCCGCCTTCTGGAGACCGCACGGGAACTCGGCGTGCGAAGGGTGTTCTGTCTTACCTTCGAGGTGGAGTTCTTCGCGCGCCACGGCTTCGAGCAGATCCTTGGGACGCCGGTGTCGCCGGAGGTGTACGAGGAGCTTCTCCGTTCATACGACGAAGGCGTGGCAGAGTTCTTGGACCTCGATCGGGTCAAGCCCAATACGTTGGGCAACACCCGGATGCTGCTTCGCCTGGAGGACTGA
- a CDS encoding LacI family DNA-binding transcriptional regulator, producing the protein MRQEKRHYLGKHPWSGTGSELPQTSIREVARRAGVSVGTVSNVLNRPDLVAEATRNRVRAVIEELGFVRNESARRLRRGPERTAGEFGDQPRRAFGVVVEDLANPYASDVARGAEAALNASGHDALWLSSDYSAAKEKRSLKLLEEQRAGGVLIIPVDLTAHDIAGLRTAGLSVVLIDRNADDVCSAQVDHVAGGEIAAARLLAIGRERIAFVTGVPEPEPCVERRDGAARAIVGSGLPKPVTLIQDAMSPTAGRAAAARLLEMSPRPDGVFCANDLLAIGLINELGRLGVRVPEDIAVVGYDDIELAASAAVPLTTIRQPRRELGWEAAELAMAEVGEGRSHQHRQVVLRPELVIRESA; encoded by the coding sequence GTGCGCCAAGAGAAACGCCACTACCTGGGGAAACACCCCTGGAGCGGGACGGGGAGCGAGTTGCCACAGACCAGTATTCGTGAGGTCGCGAGACGCGCCGGCGTCTCAGTTGGGACCGTTTCGAATGTCCTAAACCGGCCAGATCTCGTGGCCGAAGCCACCCGTAACCGCGTTCGCGCCGTGATCGAGGAGCTCGGATTCGTCCGGAACGAGTCCGCCAGGAGGCTCCGCAGAGGTCCCGAGCGCACCGCCGGCGAGTTCGGCGACCAGCCCCGCCGCGCCTTCGGCGTCGTCGTCGAGGACCTCGCCAACCCGTACGCGTCCGACGTCGCACGCGGGGCCGAGGCCGCCCTCAACGCGTCCGGCCACGACGCCCTCTGGCTCTCCAGCGACTACTCCGCCGCCAAGGAGAAGCGCTCGCTGAAACTGCTCGAGGAGCAGCGCGCCGGAGGCGTCCTGATCATCCCCGTGGACCTCACCGCCCACGACATCGCCGGGCTGCGGACCGCGGGGCTGAGCGTGGTGCTGATCGACCGGAACGCCGACGACGTCTGCTCCGCCCAGGTCGACCACGTCGCGGGCGGGGAGATCGCCGCCGCGCGCCTGCTCGCCATCGGCCGCGAGCGGATCGCCTTCGTCACCGGCGTCCCGGAGCCCGAGCCGTGCGTGGAGCGCCGCGACGGCGCCGCCCGCGCCATCGTCGGCTCCGGGCTCCCGAAGCCCGTGACGCTGATCCAGGACGCGATGAGCCCCACCGCGGGGCGGGCCGCCGCGGCCCGCCTCCTGGAGATGTCGCCGCGGCCCGACGGCGTGTTCTGCGCCAACGACCTGCTCGCCATCGGGCTGATCAACGAGCTCGGCCGGCTCGGCGTCCGCGTCCCCGAGGACATCGCCGTCGTCGGCTACGACGACATCGAACTCGCCGCGAGCGCCGCCGTCCCGCTGACCACCATCCGGCAGCCGCGCCGGGAGCTCGGCTGGGAGGCCGCCGAGCTGGCCATGGCCGAGGTCGGCGAGGGCAGGTCGCACCAGCACCGCCAGGTAGTGCTCCGGCCCGAGCTCGTGATCCGGGAAAGCGCCTAG
- a CDS encoding RDD family protein, whose product MAEAPLAEPGQRLLARIVDTLIVGLPVIVVVQGLVSGHMVDIVAPPAVAGCMLLYESIQLALYGRTLGKRFAGIEVVATVPEGGPHGGETVVSGPLGIPRSVLRAAVYSLPIAARPIQFLGLLAGVFWVANAGLLFEGTSRQALHDRLAGTLVVKRPPAGSSAF is encoded by the coding sequence ATGGCGGAGGCACCGCTCGCCGAACCGGGGCAGCGCCTCCTGGCGCGCATTGTCGACACCCTCATCGTCGGCCTGCCCGTCATCGTCGTCGTCCAGGGGCTGGTGTCCGGGCACATGGTGGACATCGTCGCCCCACCTGCCGTGGCCGGATGCATGCTGCTGTACGAGTCGATCCAGCTCGCCCTGTACGGACGGACGCTGGGCAAGCGCTTCGCGGGCATCGAGGTGGTCGCGACCGTCCCTGAGGGAGGGCCTCACGGCGGCGAGACCGTCGTGAGCGGCCCCCTGGGGATTCCGCGCTCCGTGCTGAGGGCCGCGGTCTATTCGCTGCCGATCGCGGCGCGCCCCATCCAGTTCCTCGGGCTCCTGGCGGGCGTCTTCTGGGTGGCGAACGCGGGCCTGCTGTTCGAGGGCACGAGCCGCCAGGCCCTCCACGACAGGCTCGCGGGCACGCTCGTGGTGAAACGGCCGCCCGCAGGCTCTTCGGCCTTCTGA
- a CDS encoding RDD family protein — protein MSDSPNRRRRRHQPQGQGTYGPPPPYQGPRHQPRPPAQQQWQQPQQQQWGHQPAYNQTYEASYDQYGDQYGDAHYGGYGDGHSELALAPILRRAGARLMDNALVAVFGFALVLPVTIGAFGLGKPGSSTEDDGGVWNWPIIFTLFAVLSVLPFLYEAVQLAMSGRTLGKRLMGLGVVQARPMGEPITTTQAIWRAGIVHVGYQIGVFFFLAIAVMVWDYAAYGMVLVWAGALMAYLWAIWDQPLHQSLHDRFSGTLVIDERVGYAEYDEYAE, from the coding sequence ATGAGCGATTCCCCCAACCGCCGGCGGCGACGCCACCAGCCGCAGGGGCAGGGCACCTATGGCCCGCCGCCCCCGTACCAAGGCCCCCGGCACCAGCCGCGGCCCCCGGCGCAGCAACAATGGCAACAGCCTCAACAGCAGCAGTGGGGACATCAGCCGGCGTACAACCAGACCTACGAGGCGTCCTACGACCAGTACGGCGACCAGTACGGCGACGCTCACTACGGCGGCTATGGCGACGGTCACAGCGAGCTCGCCCTGGCTCCTATCCTCCGGCGTGCGGGTGCCCGCCTCATGGACAACGCCCTCGTCGCGGTCTTCGGGTTCGCTCTCGTCCTCCCGGTGACGATCGGTGCCTTCGGCCTGGGCAAGCCGGGCAGCAGCACCGAGGACGACGGCGGAGTGTGGAACTGGCCCATCATCTTCACCTTGTTCGCCGTCCTGTCGGTTCTGCCCTTCCTCTACGAGGCCGTCCAGCTGGCGATGTCGGGACGGACACTGGGGAAGCGCCTCATGGGACTGGGTGTCGTCCAGGCGCGCCCCATGGGCGAACCCATAACCACGACCCAGGCCATCTGGCGTGCTGGGATCGTCCACGTGGGCTACCAGATCGGCGTCTTCTTCTTCCTCGCCATTGCGGTGATGGTGTGGGACTACGCCGCGTACGGGATGGTGCTGGTCTGGGCAGGCGCGCTGATGGCCTATCTGTGGGCCATCTGGGACCAGCCCCTGCATCAGTCCCTTCATGACCGGTTCTCCGGCACGCTCGTCATCGACGAGCGGGTCGGGTACGCCGAGTACGACGAGTACGCGGAATAG
- a CDS encoding ArsR family transcriptional regulator → MRSNNAPGSGRYALSGDERIARAFLGDVRARAPARLPIFRSRLQGELLARLLLGPERETSMLDLAVMLRADLASVMREVERLARADLLTLRRTLAGRLVRRNAESPLYEPLSRLLMLTFGPAAVVAEEFGSLPSVHAVYLFGPWAARYEGVPGDQPTDVEVLVIGEVTRAAAHDAAQETAARLGLPVHPVVRTPAQWQNDTDPFLREIRTGPVTALEPPPRASPLAL, encoded by the coding sequence ATGCGATCGAACAATGCGCCGGGTTCAGGCCGGTACGCCCTCTCGGGTGACGAGCGCATCGCCCGGGCGTTCCTGGGCGACGTCCGGGCCCGCGCGCCCGCCCGGCTCCCGATCTTCCGCTCGCGCCTTCAGGGCGAGCTGCTCGCGCGCCTTCTCCTCGGCCCGGAGCGCGAGACGTCGATGCTGGATCTCGCCGTGATGCTCCGCGCCGACCTGGCGTCCGTGATGCGCGAGGTGGAGCGGTTGGCCCGAGCCGATCTGCTCACCCTGCGCCGCACCCTGGCCGGCCGTCTGGTCCGCCGGAACGCCGAAAGCCCCCTGTACGAGCCCCTCTCCCGCCTGCTGATGCTGACGTTCGGCCCGGCCGCCGTGGTGGCGGAGGAGTTCGGCTCCCTGCCCTCCGTCCACGCGGTGTACCTGTTCGGCCCTTGGGCGGCACGCTACGAGGGCGTCCCCGGCGACCAGCCCACCGACGTGGAGGTTCTGGTCATAGGAGAGGTGACCCGCGCAGCCGCCCACGACGCCGCCCAGGAGACGGCCGCCCGCCTCGGCCTCCCCGTCCACCCGGTCGTCCGCACTCCGGCCCAGTGGCAGAACGACACAGACCCCTTCCTCCGCGAAATTCGCACAGGCCCCGTGACCGCCCTGGAACCCCCACCACGAGCCTCACCACTGGCCCTGTGA
- a CDS encoding LuxR C-terminal-related transcriptional regulator, translating into METATLARRGTDDFGLTEEEIRLLAQIATGVTADVAARKLELSARTLRRRLRTICDRLEVNTPIEAVVWAARRQLI; encoded by the coding sequence GTGGAAACAGCCACACTCGCACGTCGTGGCACCGACGATTTCGGGCTCACGGAGGAGGAGATCCGGCTGCTCGCCCAGATCGCGACCGGTGTCACCGCCGATGTGGCGGCACGCAAGCTGGAACTGAGCGCGCGGACCTTGCGGCGCCGGCTGCGGACCATCTGCGACCGGCTGGAGGTCAACACCCCTATCGAGGCCGTGGTGTGGGCGGCCCGAAGGCAGCTCATCTAG
- a CDS encoding histone-like nucleoid-structuring protein Lsr2, whose amino-acid sequence MAQKVQVLLVDDLDGGEADETVTFAIDGASYEIDLSSANAAKLRDSLRPFVEKSRKAGSSTRKRRQRGASSRERSAEIRAWAKNNGIKVNERGRIPAHVIEQYEAAN is encoded by the coding sequence ATGGCACAGAAGGTTCAGGTGCTACTCGTCGACGACCTCGACGGTGGCGAGGCGGACGAGACCGTAACGTTCGCGATCGACGGCGCCTCGTACGAGATCGACCTCAGTAGTGCCAACGCCGCGAAGCTGCGGGATTCTCTCCGGCCGTTCGTGGAGAAGTCGCGCAAGGCGGGTAGTTCCACGCGCAAGCGCCGGCAGCGCGGCGCTTCCAGCCGTGAGCGCAGCGCAGAGATCCGTGCCTGGGCCAAGAACAATGGCATCAAGGTCAATGAGCGCGGCCGGATCCCCGCCCACGTGATCGAGCAGTACGAGGCGGCCAACTGA
- a CDS encoding C40 family peptidase gives MTVAGALLALTVAPHAVLPAHADPEPSTKELRSKAFKLADDLEKLTEQYNGLKVKLSQSERAAKVAADNAKRQQRSLKIVQEKVSALAATSYMQGGTDPTVSFVASQDPQAVLDQAATLSYFAKQDSTKVLGLMQAMQAAERARKSAEARAKQVKQLRTQLEEQRKKVTEAYEKVRGKLVKRDPTQLVKLPVVGEGKAAQALRAAMTKIGRPYVWGAAGPDSFDCSGLTMWAYKQVGINLPHYTGSQWNAGTQVPRDQLQPGDLVFFYSDLHHVGLYVGNGKMLHAPRTGDVVKIAPMAGRPYAGAVRVA, from the coding sequence ATGACGGTGGCGGGCGCGCTGCTCGCCCTCACGGTCGCCCCGCACGCCGTGCTTCCGGCCCACGCCGACCCCGAGCCCTCGACCAAGGAACTGCGCTCGAAGGCCTTCAAGCTCGCCGACGACCTGGAGAAGCTCACCGAGCAGTACAACGGCCTCAAGGTCAAGCTGTCGCAGTCCGAGCGGGCCGCCAAGGTCGCCGCCGACAACGCCAAGCGGCAGCAGAGGTCGCTGAAGATCGTGCAGGAGAAGGTCAGCGCCCTCGCCGCCACCAGCTACATGCAGGGCGGCACCGACCCCACGGTCTCGTTCGTCGCCTCCCAGGACCCGCAGGCCGTCCTCGACCAGGCGGCCACCCTCTCCTACTTCGCCAAGCAGGACAGCACGAAGGTCCTCGGCCTGATGCAGGCGATGCAGGCGGCCGAGCGCGCGCGCAAGTCCGCCGAGGCCCGCGCCAAGCAGGTCAAGCAGCTGCGCACCCAGCTGGAGGAGCAGCGCAAGAAGGTCACCGAGGCCTACGAGAAGGTCCGCGGAAAGCTCGTCAAGAGGGACCCCACCCAGCTCGTCAAGCTGCCCGTCGTCGGCGAGGGCAAGGCCGCCCAGGCGCTGCGGGCCGCGATGACCAAGATCGGCCGCCCGTACGTGTGGGGCGCCGCGGGCCCGGACAGCTTCGACTGCTCCGGCCTGACCATGTGGGCCTACAAGCAGGTCGGCATCAACCTGCCGCACTACACGGGCAGCCAGTGGAACGCCGGCACGCAGGTGCCGCGAGACCAGCTACAGCCGGGCGACCTCGTGTTCTTCTACTCCGACCTCCACCACGTCGGGTTGTACGTCGGCAACGGCAAGATGCTCCACGCGCCCCGCACCGGCGACGTCGTGAAGATCGCGCCGATGGCCGGACGGCCCTACGCCGGCGCCGTCCGGGTCGCCTGA
- a CDS encoding ATP-dependent Clp protease ATP-binding subunit: MFERFTDRARRVVVLAQEEARMLNHNYIGTEHILLGLIHEGEGVAAKALESLGISLEAVRQQVEEIIGQGQQAPSGHIPFTPRAKKVLELSLREALQLGHNYIGTEHILLGLIREGEGVAAQVLVKLGADLNRVRQQVIQLLHGYQGKEPAASGGPSESAPSTSLVLDQFGRNLTQAAREGKLDPVIGRDKEIERVMQVLSRRTKNNPVLVGEPGVGKTAVVEGLAQKIVKGEVPETLKDKQLYTLDLGALVAGSRYRGDFEERLKKVLKEIRTRGDIILFIDELHTLVGAGAAEGAIDAASILKPMLARGELQTIGATTLDEYRKHLEKDAALERRFQPIQVAEPSLSHTIEILKGLRDRYEAHHRVSITDSALVAAAQLADRYISDRFLPDKAIDLIDEAGSRMRIRRMTAPPDLREYDEKIAEVRRDKESAIDAQDFEKAAALRDTEKQLLGQKAQREKEWKAGDMDVVAEVTDELIAEVLATATGIPVFKLTEEESTRLLNMEDELHKRVIGQEDAIKALSQSIRRTRAGLKDPKRPGGSFIFAGPSGVGKTELSKTLAEFLFGDEDALIQLDMSEFMEKHTVSRLFGSPPGYVGYEEGGQLTEKVRRKPFSVVLFDEIEKAHQDIFNSLLQILEDGRLTDAQGRVVDFKNTVIIMTTNLGSKDISKGVSMGFARQNDEQGSYERMKAKVSEELKQHFRPEFLNRVDDTVVFHQLTPKEIIQIVDLMIAKVDERLRDRDMGIELRQEAKDLLAIRGYDPVLGARPLRRTIQREIEDQLSEKILYNELKPGQIVIVGTEGFDPENKDATAETAKFTFKGVPKPDTVPDSPPPIEGAVNFNKD; the protein is encoded by the coding sequence ATGTTCGAGAGGTTCACCGACCGCGCGCGGCGCGTTGTCGTCCTGGCCCAGGAAGAGGCCAGGATGCTCAACCACAACTACATCGGCACCGAGCACATCCTCCTTGGTCTCATCCACGAGGGTGAGGGCGTTGCTGCCAAGGCTCTGGAGAGCCTGGGGATCAGCCTCGAAGCGGTGCGCCAGCAGGTCGAGGAGATCATCGGCCAGGGTCAGCAGGCGCCGTCGGGTCACATCCCGTTCACTCCGCGTGCCAAGAAGGTGCTCGAGCTGTCTTTGCGTGAGGCGCTGCAGCTCGGCCACAACTACATCGGCACCGAGCACATCCTGCTGGGATTGATCCGTGAGGGCGAGGGCGTCGCCGCCCAGGTTCTGGTGAAGCTCGGCGCCGACCTGAACCGTGTGCGCCAGCAGGTCATCCAGCTGCTGCACGGTTACCAGGGCAAGGAGCCGGCCGCTTCGGGCGGTCCGTCCGAGTCGGCTCCGTCCACCTCGCTTGTGCTCGACCAGTTCGGCCGCAACCTGACCCAGGCCGCACGCGAGGGCAAGCTCGACCCGGTCATCGGCCGGGACAAGGAGATCGAGCGGGTCATGCAGGTGCTGTCCCGCCGTACCAAGAACAACCCCGTCCTGGTGGGCGAGCCCGGCGTCGGGAAGACCGCCGTCGTCGAGGGCCTCGCGCAGAAGATCGTCAAGGGCGAGGTGCCCGAGACGCTCAAGGACAAGCAGCTGTACACCCTCGACCTGGGTGCGCTGGTCGCCGGCTCCCGGTACCGCGGTGACTTCGAGGAGCGCCTGAAGAAGGTGCTGAAGGAGATCCGCACCCGCGGCGACATCATCCTGTTCATCGACGAGCTGCACACGCTCGTGGGCGCGGGCGCCGCCGAGGGCGCGATCGACGCCGCCAGCATCCTCAAGCCGATGCTGGCCCGCGGCGAGCTGCAGACCATCGGCGCCACGACGCTGGACGAGTACCGCAAGCACCTGGAGAAGGACGCGGCGCTGGAGCGGCGCTTCCAGCCGATCCAGGTGGCCGAGCCGTCGCTGTCGCACACGATCGAGATCCTCAAGGGCCTGCGGGACCGCTACGAGGCGCACCACCGCGTGTCGATCACCGACAGCGCGCTGGTCGCGGCCGCGCAGCTGGCCGACCGGTACATCAGCGACCGGTTCCTGCCCGACAAGGCCATCGACCTGATCGACGAGGCCGGCTCGCGGATGCGCATCCGCCGGATGACCGCTCCGCCGGACCTGCGCGAGTACGACGAGAAGATCGCCGAGGTGCGGCGCGACAAGGAGTCCGCGATCGACGCGCAGGACTTCGAGAAGGCCGCCGCCCTGCGCGACACCGAGAAGCAGCTCCTCGGCCAGAAGGCGCAGCGGGAGAAGGAGTGGAAGGCCGGCGACATGGACGTCGTCGCCGAGGTCACCGACGAGCTGATCGCCGAGGTCCTCGCCACCGCCACCGGCATCCCGGTCTTCAAGCTGACCGAGGAGGAGAGCACGCGCCTCCTGAACATGGAGGACGAGCTCCACAAGCGGGTCATCGGCCAGGAGGACGCCATCAAGGCGCTCTCGCAGTCGATCCGCCGTACCCGTGCCGGGCTGAAGGACCCCAAGCGTCCCGGTGGCTCGTTCATCTTCGCCGGTCCGTCCGGTGTGGGTAAGACCGAGCTGTCCAAGACGCTGGCGGAGTTCCTGTTCGGTGACGAGGACGCGCTGATCCAGCTCGACATGTCCGAGTTCATGGAGAAGCACACGGTCTCGCGGCTGTTCGGCTCCCCGCCCGGCTACGTCGGGTACGAGGAGGGCGGCCAGCTGACGGAGAAGGTGCGCCGCAAGCCGTTCTCGGTCGTGCTGTTCGACGAGATCGAGAAGGCCCACCAGGACATCTTCAACTCGCTGCTGCAGATCCTGGAGGACGGCCGCCTCACCGACGCGCAGGGCCGTGTCGTGGACTTCAAGAACACCGTCATCATCATGACGACGAACCTGGGGTCCAAGGACATCTCCAAGGGCGTGTCGATGGGCTTCGCCCGGCAGAACGACGAGCAGGGCTCGTACGAGCGGATGAAGGCCAAGGTGTCGGAGGAGCTCAAGCAGCACTTCCGTCCCGAGTTCCTCAACCGCGTCGACGACACCGTGGTGTTCCACCAGCTCACGCCGAAGGAGATCATCCAGATCGTCGACCTGATGATCGCCAAGGTGGACGAGCGGCTGCGCGATCGCGACATGGGCATCGAGCTGCGGCAGGAGGCCAAGGACCTGCTGGCGATCCGGGGCTACGACCCGGTGCTGGGGGCCCGGCCGCTGCGCCGCACGATCCAGCGGGAGATCGAGGACCAGCTGTCCGAGAAGATCCTGTACAACGAGCTCAAGCCCGGTCAGATCGTGATCGTGGGCACCGAGGGCTTCGACCCCGAGAACAAGGACGCGACGGCGGAGACCGCCAAGTTCACCTTCAAGGGCGTCCCGAAGCCGGACACGGTCCCCGACAGCCCGCCGCCCATCGAGGGCGCGGTCAACTTCAACAAGGACTGA
- a CDS encoding A/G-specific adenine glycosylase: MKSNSAYTEPILDWYEKNARDLPWRAPDATPWGILVSEIMLQQTPVSRVLPVWRAWMNRWPTPAALAAEPSGEAVRAWGRLGYPRRALRLHETARAITERHRGEVPSSHADLLALPGIGAYTAAAVASFAFGQRHAVLDTNVRRVLARLISGEEYPPRSQTKAEVKRAESLLPLDPPTAARWAVAVMELGALVCTARTPRCVDCPVFATCAWQLAGRPAYDGPPRRGQTYAGTDRQCRGRLLAVLRDADGPVEKAALDVVWSDALQRERALDALIADGLVDPLEDGRYALPT; the protein is encoded by the coding sequence ATGAAATCGAACTCCGCCTACACCGAACCCATTCTCGACTGGTACGAGAAGAACGCCCGGGACCTTCCGTGGCGGGCGCCGGACGCGACCCCCTGGGGCATTCTGGTCAGCGAGATCATGCTTCAGCAGACCCCCGTGTCGCGCGTCCTGCCCGTCTGGCGGGCCTGGATGAACCGCTGGCCCACGCCGGCGGCGCTGGCGGCCGAACCGTCCGGCGAGGCGGTGCGCGCATGGGGCCGCCTCGGCTATCCGCGCCGCGCGCTGCGCCTCCACGAGACCGCCCGCGCCATCACCGAACGGCACCGCGGCGAAGTGCCCTCGTCCCACGCCGACCTCCTCGCGCTCCCCGGCATCGGCGCGTACACCGCCGCGGCGGTCGCCAGTTTCGCGTTCGGGCAGCGGCACGCCGTCCTGGACACCAACGTCCGCCGCGTCCTCGCACGGCTGATCTCGGGCGAGGAGTACCCGCCCAGATCGCAGACGAAGGCCGAAGTGAAGCGTGCGGAGAGCCTCCTCCCCCTCGACCCGCCGACGGCCGCCCGCTGGGCCGTGGCGGTCATGGAACTGGGCGCCCTGGTGTGCACCGCCCGCACGCCCCGCTGCGTCGACTGCCCGGTGTTCGCCACCTGTGCCTGGCAGTTGGCAGGCCGACCCGCGTACGACGGGCCTCCGCGCCGCGGCCAGACATACGCCGGCACCGACCGCCAGTGCCGTGGCCGCCTCCTCGCGGTCCTCCGGGACGCCGATGGTCCAGTGGAGAAGGCCGCCCTGGACGTCGTCTGGTCGGATGCCCTCCAACGCGAACGCGCCCTGGACGCCCTGATCGCCGACGGCCTGGTGGACCCCCTGGAAGACGGCCGCTACGCCCTCCCCACCTAA